One genomic region from Paracoccus pantotrophus encodes:
- a CDS encoding cytochrome b/b6 domain-containing protein, whose translation MQPTSYSRTQIALHWTIAALVFFQILMHDGIVKVWDGRMEGTLPNQPTINPHAIAGALILVLVLWRLVLRRRRGVPGLPEGEHPALKVLATGMHAALNLLLILMALSGMAAWISGVEAIGEAHSIARLALVPLVLLHVLAALYHHFWLKTDVLRRMLGRA comes from the coding sequence ATGCAGCCGACATCCTATTCCAGAACCCAGATCGCCCTGCACTGGACGATTGCTGCCCTCGTTTTTTTCCAGATCCTCATGCATGACGGCATCGTCAAGGTATGGGACGGGCGGATGGAGGGCACGCTCCCGAACCAGCCGACAATCAATCCCCATGCCATTGCCGGCGCGCTGATCCTCGTTCTCGTTCTGTGGCGGCTGGTGCTGCGCCGTCGGCGCGGCGTCCCCGGCCTGCCGGAAGGCGAGCACCCGGCCCTGAAAGTTCTGGCCACGGGCATGCATGCGGCTCTCAACCTCCTGCTGATCCTGATGGCGCTTTCGGGAATGGCGGCGTGGATTTCCGGCGTCGAGGCGATCGGCGAAGCCCATTCCATCGCGCGGCTGGCGCTGGTTCCGCTGGTCCTCCTGCATGTCCTCGCCGCACTTTACCATCATTTCTGGCTCAAGACCGATGTGCTGCGGCGCATGCTTGGCCGGGCCTGA
- a CDS encoding heavy metal translocating P-type ATPase, producing the protein MKRFPTIDLSLTLSLVTVLGMAMAAAGRWLPSGAFDALELPGLVLVYLAGGLPTGWRALSELWRARVLDIDLLMIVAAIAAAIVGAPFEGAVLLTLFSISTTLEERALGRARRAIEALMALRPETALRKTAGGAVEEVPAGVLTVGEVVVLRPGARVPSDGVVTAGRGGIDEANITGESMPVSKEAGAQVFEATINLDGVLEVEVTRSVSDSTIARMIRLVTEAQAARAPSERFSEWFGQRYTVAVLAGAVIAFATFWWLGGDWELALYRAATLLVAASPCAIVISVPAAILSALSAAARGGVLFKGGGALETLAEVDIFAFDKTGTLTTGRAEVTEIVALDGDQAGFLSLLAGLEAHSEHHIAAAIRREVASRGLDPAQVADVNARPGIGIEGSDALGPVWAGNAYLAEDMKAATDHPALQALADGANTVVYLGRGATVLGAVSVADEARASSAGAIAALRDSGARRIVMMTGDRRSVALRIGARLGLGPEETHAEMLPQDKVRAVGELAATGRVAFVGDGVNDAAALARADVGIAMGAAGSEVALQAADVALLSEDMERLADAHRLSRRTSRVIRQNLTFAIGAMVVLVIGGLFFDLPLPLVVIGHEGGTVLVVLNGLRLLSDPIRRPKASVAGQALTGVAQPT; encoded by the coding sequence ATGAAGCGATTTCCAACTATTGACCTGTCACTGACCCTATCGCTCGTCACCGTGCTCGGCATGGCAATGGCGGCGGCCGGCAGGTGGCTGCCAAGCGGAGCTTTCGACGCTCTGGAGCTGCCGGGACTGGTGCTGGTCTATCTGGCTGGCGGCCTGCCCACCGGCTGGCGCGCACTGTCGGAACTGTGGCGCGCGCGCGTGCTTGACATCGACCTGTTGATGATCGTCGCGGCAATCGCCGCCGCAATCGTCGGCGCCCCGTTCGAGGGTGCGGTACTGCTGACGCTGTTCAGCATCTCGACCACGCTGGAGGAACGCGCGCTTGGCCGCGCCCGCCGCGCCATCGAGGCGCTAATGGCGCTGCGCCCCGAGACCGCCTTGCGCAAGACCGCGGGCGGCGCTGTCGAGGAAGTTCCCGCCGGGGTGCTGACCGTTGGCGAAGTGGTGGTGCTGCGCCCCGGCGCCCGGGTGCCCAGTGATGGCGTGGTCACCGCCGGGCGGGGCGGCATCGACGAGGCCAATATCACCGGCGAATCCATGCCGGTGTCGAAAGAGGCCGGTGCGCAGGTGTTCGAGGCCACAATCAATCTGGACGGCGTGCTGGAGGTCGAGGTTACGCGCAGCGTCAGCGACAGCACCATCGCCCGCATGATCCGGCTGGTAACCGAGGCACAGGCCGCCCGCGCGCCCTCCGAACGGTTCAGCGAATGGTTCGGGCAACGCTACACGGTCGCGGTGCTGGCGGGTGCGGTGATCGCCTTTGCCACGTTCTGGTGGCTGGGCGGCGACTGGGAACTGGCGCTTTACCGCGCCGCCACGCTGCTGGTCGCCGCCAGCCCCTGCGCCATCGTCATTTCCGTCCCCGCCGCGATCCTGTCGGCCCTTTCGGCGGCGGCGCGGGGCGGTGTTCTGTTCAAGGGCGGCGGCGCGCTGGAGACGCTGGCCGAGGTCGATATCTTCGCCTTCGACAAGACCGGCACCCTGACCACCGGCCGCGCCGAGGTGACGGAAATCGTCGCGCTGGATGGCGACCAGGCCGGGTTCCTGTCGCTGCTGGCTGGGCTGGAGGCGCATTCCGAGCACCATATCGCCGCCGCGATCCGCCGTGAGGTCGCCAGCCGCGGGCTTGATCCGGCGCAGGTGGCCGATGTGAACGCCCGGCCAGGCATCGGCATCGAAGGGTCCGATGCGCTTGGCCCGGTTTGGGCGGGCAATGCCTATCTTGCCGAGGACATGAAGGCCGCAACGGATCACCCCGCGTTGCAGGCGCTGGCGGATGGCGCCAATACGGTCGTCTATCTGGGTCGCGGCGCCACCGTGCTGGGCGCCGTCAGCGTGGCGGATGAGGCACGGGCCAGTTCCGCCGGGGCGATCGCGGCCCTGCGCGACAGTGGTGCCCGCCGCATCGTCATGATGACCGGGGATCGCAGGTCGGTGGCGCTGCGCATCGGCGCCCGGCTTGGGCTGGGGCCCGAGGAGACTCACGCCGAAATGCTGCCACAGGACAAGGTTCGCGCGGTTGGCGAACTGGCCGCAACCGGCCGCGTCGCCTTTGTCGGCGACGGCGTGAACGACGCCGCGGCGCTGGCCCGCGCCGATGTCGGCATCGCCATGGGCGCGGCCGGGTCCGAGGTGGCGCTTCAGGCCGCCGATGTGGCGCTGCTGTCCGAGGATATGGAGCGGCTTGCGGACGCGCACCGCCTGTCGCGCCGAACGTCAAGGGTGATCCGGCAGAACCTGACCTTCGCCATCGGCGCCATGGTGGTTCTGGTCATCGGCGGGCTGTTCTTT